CCCCGATGACCGCGACCATCCGTCCGAGACCCGCGGGAACCGCTTCCTGCATGAGACGGCCGCGCTCACGGACGATGCGGACGGCGTCGCCGAGCGGGATCACGCCCGCGGCCACCAGCGCCGTGTACTCACCGAGGCTGTGGCCGCCGAAGCGTCGAGCGCTCAGGCCGAACGCCTGCGCCAGCCCGCGCAGCATCGCGATCTCGGTGGCGAGAATCGCCGGCTGCGCGTACTCGGTGAGCGCAAGCCGGTCGTCGGCTGCGAAGCAGAGGCGGCGGAGGTCGAGCGCCAGTGCCTCCGATGCCTCGTCGTAGACGCGCCGGCTCGCCTCGAACCGCGCGTCGAATTCCTGTCCCATGCCCGGGCGCTGCGACCCTTGGCCGGGGAAGACGACGGTAGTAGGGGGAGACGCGACGCCCGTTTGCATGGAGACTCGGTGAAGGGGTAGATGAGCCCAAAAGCTGACCAACGTCAATCCTACCCGCCGATTGCTGACGCTTTGATATAGGAAATCGCCGGATAATCCGTGCCTTATGTCAAATGACTAGAGTCTACAAGATGCGCGGCGGGCGGCCGGGCGCGGTAAGCTCACCGGGCAGCGCCCGGGAGGCGGCGCCGCCAGGAAGCGAGCGCACGCGAGCCGCCATTCGCGAGGCGGCCAACCGGCTCTTTCTCGAGCACGGCGTCGATGCCACGACCGTCGACGCGATCTGCGCGGCCGCCGGGGTGGCGAAAGGGACGTTCTACCTCTACTTCCACCGCAAGGAGGATCTGCTGCTCGAGTACGGACTCCGGCGCCTGCTGCGCATCCGCGAGATGCTGCCGGAGTTGATCGGCCGCAAGACCTTCCGCGAGGCGCTGAACGCCATCCTGGACGAGGTCGTGCGCGGGAAGGAATGGGGGCGCGAAGTCACGGGCCGCGCGCTCCGCGAGATGGGGACCAGCTGGGAGGGCCTGCGGGTCGAGGCGCCGCACAGGTTGATCGAGCCGCTGGTGGAGCTCGCGCAGGCCCGTGGAGAGGTCCGCCGCGACATCCCGAGCGATGCCCTCGCGCACTTCGTCCTGCGCTCGATTCTTGGCGCTCTGCGCGACTGGGGTCTCGGCACCGATGATCGCGACCGCGAGACCGCGCTCAACTACGCCCTCACGCTGGTCTTCGACGCGATAAGCGCTCGGCCATGATCATCGATCATTTCGGCTTCGGAGTCTCCGACTACGAGCGCGCCAAGGCCTTCTACGCTGAGGCCCTGGCGCCGCTCGGGATTGCCCTCGTGATGGAGTTCGGGCCGGAGCAGACCGAGGGCAAGGTCTGGGCCTGCGGCTTCGGCAAGGGCGGCAAGCCCGAGCTCTGGATCGGCAGCGACGGCAAGACCACGCCTCCCATGCACGTCGCCTTCGAGGCTGAGACCCGGGCCGAGGTGCGGGCCTTCTACGAGACAGCGCTGCGGCTGGGCGGTCGAGACAACGGCGGGCCGGGCCTGCGGCCCCAGTACCATCCGAACTACTACGGCGCCTTCGTGTTCGACCTCGACGGCCACAACATCGAGGTCGTCTGCCACAGGCCGGAGTGAGCGGGCTCGACGGCGCCTCGCGCTTCGAGCGTGCACGCATTCCCGGGATCTCGAACGGCCGCCGTGTCACCGAGTCCACATAGACGTGGAGGAAGGTGCGCGACCGCGCTCTTCGACGAAGGCCCCCAACCTCCGCCGGAGGCGCTGCAGGCGTGTCGATCTCGAACCGGCCCGATCGACTATGCAGTGAGAGGAGGATTCCACCCCGCGTGCAACCGAGGGCCTACCAACGGCACCGGGGTTACGCTATCCGACGCGGAAAGGAAGGAGAGCCCATGAGCGATACGCAGGGAAACTTCGTCTGGTACGAGCTGATGACGAGCGACGTGAACGGCGCGATCAAGTTCTACAAGGACGTGATCGGCTGGGGCACGCAGGCGTTCGAGGGCGGCGAAATGCCGTATACGATGTGGACGGTGGGCGAGACGCCACTGGGCGGCGTGATGACTCTGCCCGACGAGGCCAAGAAGATGGGCGCCCCGCCGCACTGGCTCGCCTACGTGGCCGCGGACGACGTCGACGCGCTCACGAAGAAGGCGGCGTCGCTCGGCGCGAAGACCTACATGCCGCCGAAGGACATCCCGAAGGTCGGGCGCTTCAGCATCATCGCGGACCCCCAGGGCGCCGTGATCGCGCTGTTCAAGGGCTCGGGCCCCGAGATGCCGCGGGCGGCGGAGGCAACGAACGGCCACTTCTCGTGGCACGAGCTCATCGCCGGTGAGTGGGAGTCGGCGTTCCGGTTCTACTCGCAGCTCTTCGGCTGGCAGAAGACCGACGCGATGGACATGGGGCCGATGGGCACCTACCAGATGTACGGCAAGGGCGGGTGCACGTTCGGCGGGATGATGACGAAGCGCAAGGACTACCCCGCGCCCCCGCACTGGCTCTACTACGTCAAGGTCAACGACCTCGACGCTGCGCTCGCGCGCGTGAAGACGGGCCGCGGTCAGGTGCTCAACGGGCCGCATGAGGTGCCGGGCGGTGACCGCGTCGCGCAGTGCATGGACCCCCAGGGCGCGGCCTTCGCGCTCCACGGGAAGTAGAAGCGGCGACGGAAATCCAATGGGGTGACGTCGATGCGAGCGGACCTCTCGGGGATGAAGGACGATGTACGCCGATCGCGCGCGCTGCGTCCTGCGGCGGCAGGGTTGGCCCTCGGCGTGGTTGGCGTGGTCGGGTACTTTGTCATCGCCCTTCATCTCGGTGCCCGGCTGCCGTCGGTCCGGAACGACGCCATCCCGAATTGGATCCTCGTCGGGCTCGGGCTCGCCCTCTCGGCGCTCGCCTTCGTCCGCGCGAGGCGACGCGTCCTAGCCGGTCTTCTCCTTGGCCTGAACGTCGCCCTCGCTGGGGCGTTCTTCTCGATCCTCTACGTCGTCTCCGCCATGCCGCCTGCGTCGGGACCGCCGATCGGCGCACCGGCACCGGCTTTCGCCCTCGTCGACCAGAGGGGTGGGACCGTCCGGCTCGAGGACTTTCGTGGCGCGCCCCTGCTCCTCGTCTTCTATCGTGGCCACTGGTGACCGTTCTGCGTCAGCGAGCTGCAGGGTCTGCAGCTGAGCATCGAAGCGCTGCGGAAGCGCCGCTGCGCGGTCGCGGGAGTCGTCGTCGATGCCCCCGAGACGAACGCGGATCTCGCGCGCAGCGCGGGGCTCGACTACCCGATCCTCTCCGACCCGGGCCTTCACGCCATCGACGCGTATGGGCTCCGGCACGCCGGCGCAGGGCCGGACGGCCAAGACATCGCGCGCCCGGCATCCGTGCTCGTGGACGGTGCGGGCATCGTGCGCTGGACGTCGGTGACGGACAACTTCCGCGTGCGACCGACCCCGGCGGATGTGCTCGCCGTACTCGACGCGCTCCTACCCGCGAGCTGACGAGGGTGCGGCCGGGTGCACCTAAATAGGTCGCGCGGCGAGTCTCGGACCCGGTCGCGGTGCAATCCGTGATCGAGCGCGTCGCACTGGAGGTGAAGCGCCTCCACGCCCAGCTAATCGAGAAGATCAAGCTCGCACGCGCCACTCTCGTCGCGGAGGAGCGGCGGGTCGGCGACTACGTCGCCTTCAACGGCGAGGGGAAGGGCATACGGCCGCGCGCTCCACCGCCCGGCGAATGCGGCGCACCTGCCGTACCGAGAGCCGGAGCACGCGCGCCGCCTCCGCCAGCGTGAGCTTCCCCGCGCCCAACCGCGCTACCGCGTCCCACCGCTTCCACTGCCACTCCGCCATCAGTTCCATCCCCCTTCATGGCAGAGAAGGGGGACATAATCGCTGGCCGCTTGAGGGAGGACAGAATCGCTGCCCTTCGACACACCCCCGCGCTTGGCCCTTGACAGGCGCGGACGCAGGCGACTAGCCTTTGCTGGCTTCGGAGGCCGCCACGCGCGCGGTCTTCACCCAACACTCGGGACGAGTCCTCCGAGCAGTAAGGAGGACACGCCGGATGCTGGAAGGGTCCCCGCGGCCCTGAGCGTGGCAGGGGTCCGCGTGCTACTCGCTCACAGCCCGCGGAGTTCTGTCCACACTCGCCTGAAATTCAGTCACGCTGACCAGCGATCGCGCTCAAACGCCGCTGCAGAGGCCCCAGGCGCCGGTCCGCACCGAGAACCTGTGCGATGATTGGCGAACGAGAATCCCGTCGACGCCGCGCTGGCTCGCTTCGCCGAGATGCGCCCGAGAACTCCGTCAGCCGCTCCGCCGGACGTGTGCGGCGAGCAGCTGATGGATGAGGGTCTGATAGCCGATTCCCGCGCGAGTTGCCTCCACGCGCAGGGCCCGCAGGACGTCAGGGTCGAGGCGAATCGCGATCAGCTCGCGGGCCGAACGCCCGAGGGGAGGCCTGCCGACTCGCCGCGCGCGAACTGATGATGCGGATCGCCTCGCCATCTCCGACCCTCCGTACCGCGTATACCACCGAGACCGACGCCGCCTCGAAGAACGTCACCCTGTGCTTCTCGAGATTGCGTGCCGCCTTCCCGGGATCCCACTCGAACACGATTCTGTATATACGTAACGTGTCCGGGCGTCCAGCCTCACCGGTGGGACCCGCGGCTTGCCAGGCGCGCAGCGCGGGCATCGTCGACTCATGAACAACCGCGACACTGCCAAGTGCTGCGAGGACGGCGCGGCGCCCCGCCGATGACAATGGATTGCCAATCGTGTGGCCACGAGAGTCCGGCCACCAATCGCTTCTGCGAGGAATGCGGTGCAATGTTGGTGCGTCGATGCGGGAGCTGCGGCGTTGACGTCCCTCCAACGGCGAAGTTCTGTGGCGCCTGCGGCGCCTCCCTCGTCGCCGACCCCGCCTCTGTTCCGAGCTGCGTCGAAGGGCGCAGGGCTGACGGCCTCGAGGCCCGCAAGGTCGTTACCGTCGTCTTCGCCGACCTGATCGGCTCGACGGCGCTGCACGAGCGGCTCGACGCCGAGTCCGTACGCAGCCTGATGAGCCGGTACTACGGGGCGCTGCACGCGGCCGTCGAGGCTCACGGCGGCACGGTCGTGAAGCTCCTCGGCGACGGCGTCATGGCCGCGTTCGGGCTGCCGCGCGTCGCCGAGGACGATGCGATGCGCGCCGTGCGCGCCGCCCTGGCCATGCAGCAGGCCTTCCGCGCGCTCGCCCGCGAGCAAAGTGGCATCGGGCTCCGCGTCGCGGTCAACACGGGCGAGGTCGTCGTGGACGCGGCCAC
This is a stretch of genomic DNA from Deltaproteobacteria bacterium. It encodes these proteins:
- a CDS encoding ACP S-malonyltransferase, producing the protein MQTGVASPPTTVVFPGQGSQRPGMGQEFDARFEASRRVYDEASEALALDLRRLCFAADDRLALTEYAQPAILATEIAMLRGLAQAFGLSARRFGGHSLGEYTALVAAGVIPLGDAVRIVRERGRLMQEAVPAGLGRMVAVIG
- a CDS encoding TetR/AcrR family transcriptional regulator, giving the protein MTRVYKMRGGRPGAVSSPGSAREAAPPGSERTRAAIREAANRLFLEHGVDATTVDAICAAAGVAKGTFYLYFHRKEDLLLEYGLRRLLRIREMLPELIGRKTFREALNAILDEVVRGKEWGREVTGRALREMGTSWEGLRVEAPHRLIEPLVELAQARGEVRRDIPSDALAHFVLRSILGALRDWGLGTDDRDRETALNYALTLVFDAISARP
- a CDS encoding VOC family protein, with product MIDHFGFGVSDYERAKAFYAEALAPLGIALVMEFGPEQTEGKVWACGFGKGGKPELWIGSDGKTTPPMHVAFEAETRAEVRAFYETALRLGGRDNGGPGLRPQYHPNYYGAFVFDLDGHNIEVVCHRPE
- a CDS encoding VOC family protein; amino-acid sequence: MSDTQGNFVWYELMTSDVNGAIKFYKDVIGWGTQAFEGGEMPYTMWTVGETPLGGVMTLPDEAKKMGAPPHWLAYVAADDVDALTKKAASLGAKTYMPPKDIPKVGRFSIIADPQGAVIALFKGSGPEMPRAAEATNGHFSWHELIAGEWESAFRFYSQLFGWQKTDAMDMGPMGTYQMYGKGGCTFGGMMTKRKDYPAPPHWLYYVKVNDLDAALARVKTGRGQVLNGPHEVPGGDRVAQCMDPQGAAFALHGK
- a CDS encoding redoxin domain-containing protein; the encoded protein is MPPASGPPIGAPAPAFALVDQRGGTVRLEDFRGAPLLLVFYRGHW
- a CDS encoding peroxiredoxin family protein — encoded protein: MQGLQLSIEALRKRRCAVAGVVVDAPETNADLARSAGLDYPILSDPGLHAIDAYGLRHAGAGPDGQDIARPASVLVDGAGIVRWTSVTDNFRVRPTPADVLAVLDALLPAS
- a CDS encoding BrnT family toxin, producing the protein MVFEWDPGKAARNLEKHRVTFFEAASVSVVYAVRRVGDGEAIRIISSRAASRQASPRAFGPRADRDSPRP